AGCGTGACCGCGATGGCGCTGACCCGGCTCCTCCCCCCGAACGCGCTCATCACCGGGTCGGTCCGGCTCGGCGAGCTGTCGCTGCTGGAGCTGCCCGAGTCCGGCCTGCGCGACGTCCGCGGCCGCGAGGTCGCGTACGTGTTCCAGGAGCCGATGACCTCGCTCAACCCGGTGCTGACCGTGGGCCGGCAGCTGCGCGAGGTGCTGCGCCGGCACCAGCGCCTGCGCGGGGCGGCCGCGGGCCGGCGGGCGGCCGAGCTGCTCGACCTGGTCGGGATCCCGCTGCCGGTCCGGCGGCTCAAGGAGTACCCGCACCAGCTCTCCGGCGGCATGCGGCAGCGGGTGATGATCGCGATGGCGGTGGCCTGCCGGCCCAAGCTCATCGTCGCGGACGAGCCGACCACCGCGCTGGACGTGACCGTGCAGGCCGGGATCCTGGACGTACTGCGGGACCTGCGGGCCGAGATCGGCACCGCGGTGCTGCTCATCACCCACGACCTCGGCGTGGTCGCCGACCTCGCCGACCGGGTCGTGGTCATGTACGCCGGCCGCACCATCGAGCAGGCCGGCACCGAGGCGTTGTTCGCCCGGCACAGCCATCCCTACACACGCGGGCTGCTGGAGGCCGTACCGGACCCGGAGCGGCGGTCGGCCGGGATCCGGGAGATCCCGGGGCGGGTGCCGACGCTGCGCAGCTCCCCCGACGCCTGCACGTTCGCCGACCGGTGCGGGCGGGCCGACGCGCAGTGCCGCGCGGGCCGGCCGGAGCTGCGGCCCGGTCCGGCCGGGCACCCGGTCCGCTGCGTCCACCCGCTGCCGCTGCCCGGGACGGAGGTGGCCCGGTGACCGCCGCGCTGGACGTGGTCGGCCTGGTCAAGCACTTCGGCCCGATCCGGGCCGTGGACGGGGTGAGCCTCAGCGTCGGGACCGGCGAGGTCCTCGGCCTGGTCGGCGAGTCCGGCAGCGG
The sequence above is drawn from the Mycobacteriales bacterium genome and encodes:
- a CDS encoding ABC transporter ATP-binding protein, translating into MTGPLARWAPSADPVGGRLLDVDDLSVRFRTEDGAVLAVDAVGFTMAEGEVLALVGESGCGKSVTAMALTRLLPPNALITGSVRLGELSLLELPESGLRDVRGREVAYVFQEPMTSLNPVLTVGRQLREVLRRHQRLRGAAAGRRAAELLDLVGIPLPVRRLKEYPHQLSGGMRQRVMIAMAVACRPKLIVADEPTTALDVTVQAGILDVLRDLRAEIGTAVLLITHDLGVVADLADRVVVMYAGRTIEQAGTEALFARHSHPYTRGLLEAVPDPERRSAGIREIPGRVPTLRSSPDACTFADRCGRADAQCRAGRPELRPGPAGHPVRCVHPLPLPGTEVAR